The proteins below come from a single Oenanthe melanoleuca isolate GR-GAL-2019-014 chromosome Z, OMel1.0, whole genome shotgun sequence genomic window:
- the C1QTNF3 gene encoding complement C1q tumor necrosis factor-related protein 3 isoform X2, protein MAEKDFISWHLLALFFLPFCLCQDEYMEPPQPGPQNPDCSSCCRGDFGVRLYQGPPGPPGPPGMPGNHGNNGNNGATGQEGAKGEKGDKGDMGPRGERGHHGPKGEKGYPGIPPELQVAFMASMATHFSNQNSGIIFSSVETNVGNFFDVMTGRFGAPVNGVYFFTFNMMKHEDVEEVYVYLMHNGNTVFSLYSYESKGKADTSGNSAVLKLAKGDEVWLRMGNGALHGDHQRFSTFAGFLLFETK, encoded by the exons ATGGCAGAGAAGGATTTCATCAGTTGGCATCTActggctttattttttcttccattttgccTGTGTCAAGATGAATACATGGAG CCCCCCCAGCCTGGACCACAGAATCCAGactgcagttcctgctgccGAGGTGACTTTGGAGTTCGACTCTACCAAGGGCCCCCAGGACCTCCTGGGCCCCCTGGGATGCCAG GAAATCATGGAAACAATGGAAATAATGGAGCAACTGGTCAGGAAGGAGCCAAAGGTGAGAAAGGAGACAAAGGAGATATGGGACCAAGAGGTGAGCGTGGCCATCATGGACCCAAAGGCGAGAAAGGTTACCCTGGGATTCCCCCAGAGCTACAG GTCGCGTTCATGGCTTCGATGGCCACTCACTTCAGCAACCAGAACAGTGGGATAATCTTTAGTAGCGTTGAAACCAatgttgggaatttttttgatGTCATGACTGGGAGATTTGGTGCTCCAGTGAACG GGGTGTATTTCTTTACTTTCAATATGATGAAACATGAAGATGTGGAGGAAGTGTACGTGTACTTGATGCATAATGGTAATACAGTATTCAGCTTATATAG CTATGAATCCAAAGGGAAAGCAGATACTTCAGGAAACAGTGCAGTCCTAAAACTTGCCAAGGGAGATGAAGTTTGGCTGCGAATGGGAAATGGAGCCCTCCATGGGGACCATCAACGCTTTTCCACCTTTGCTGGGTTTCTTCTTTTcgaaacaaagtaa
- the C1QTNF3 gene encoding complement C1q tumor necrosis factor-related protein 3 isoform X1 encodes MAEKDFISWHLLALFFLPFCLCQDEYMEVSRRSYKPVAKILQSHHQTGHKGSRSREILKQRNQLIEWTVDNSTSTDHKVLRPEVDDVELTTSDRVQPPQPGPQNPDCSSCCRGDFGVRLYQGPPGPPGPPGMPGNHGNNGNNGATGQEGAKGEKGDKGDMGPRGERGHHGPKGEKGYPGIPPELQVAFMASMATHFSNQNSGIIFSSVETNVGNFFDVMTGRFGAPVNGVYFFTFNMMKHEDVEEVYVYLMHNGNTVFSLYSYESKGKADTSGNSAVLKLAKGDEVWLRMGNGALHGDHQRFSTFAGFLLFETK; translated from the exons ATGGCAGAGAAGGATTTCATCAGTTGGCATCTActggctttattttttcttccattttgccTGTGTCAAGATGAATACATGGAGGTGAGCAGAAGATCTTATAAACCAGTGGCCAAAATATTGCAAAGTCACCACCAGACTGGTCACAAAGGTTCCAGAAGCAGGGAAATATTGAAACAGCGGAATCAACTTATAGAATGGACTGTTGATAATAGCACATCTACAGACCATAAAGTCCTGAGACCAGAGGTAGATGATGTAGAACTGACTACCTCAGATAGAGTCCAG CCCCCCCAGCCTGGACCACAGAATCCAGactgcagttcctgctgccGAGGTGACTTTGGAGTTCGACTCTACCAAGGGCCCCCAGGACCTCCTGGGCCCCCTGGGATGCCAG GAAATCATGGAAACAATGGAAATAATGGAGCAACTGGTCAGGAAGGAGCCAAAGGTGAGAAAGGAGACAAAGGAGATATGGGACCAAGAGGTGAGCGTGGCCATCATGGACCCAAAGGCGAGAAAGGTTACCCTGGGATTCCCCCAGAGCTACAG GTCGCGTTCATGGCTTCGATGGCCACTCACTTCAGCAACCAGAACAGTGGGATAATCTTTAGTAGCGTTGAAACCAatgttgggaatttttttgatGTCATGACTGGGAGATTTGGTGCTCCAGTGAACG GGGTGTATTTCTTTACTTTCAATATGATGAAACATGAAGATGTGGAGGAAGTGTACGTGTACTTGATGCATAATGGTAATACAGTATTCAGCTTATATAG CTATGAATCCAAAGGGAAAGCAGATACTTCAGGAAACAGTGCAGTCCTAAAACTTGCCAAGGGAGATGAAGTTTGGCTGCGAATGGGAAATGGAGCCCTCCATGGGGACCATCAACGCTTTTCCACCTTTGCTGGGTTTCTTCTTTTcgaaacaaagtaa